From Alkalinema sp. FACHB-956:
TACTTCTTAGCTAGATACTTCTTGGATGGATACTTTAGGTTTTTGGGTAACGGCATCATGGTGACTGAATTAAAGCTCTCCTGTCCCCCACAGGTTCATGCCAACGATCATTTTGCCATGACCTTTGCACCCCTGTCGATCGACGAAGCCTATCGGTTAGCGGATGACGGAGCCAACGGCGCGATCGTGCTGATGAGCGGCATGGTACGCAACAACACCGAGGGACGCAGCGTCCAGTTTTTAGAATACCAAGCCTACGAGCCCATGGCCCTGCGGGTATTTCAGCAAATTGCCACGGAAATTCGGCAAACCTGGCAGGATGTTACCCATATTGTGATTCATCATCGCACGGGAAAATTGGAAATTGGTGAAGTTAGCGTATTGGTCGCGGTGGGCTGCCCCCATCGATCGGAAGCCTTCGCCGCCTGCAAATTCGCGATCGACACTTTAAAGCACAACGCTCCCATCTGGAAAAAAGAACACTGGACTGATGGTTCCAGCAGTTGGGTCAGCATTGGAGCCTGTGAGCAGAACGAAGATAGTAACTGTTAAAGCAACCTTGTAAGCCTAGGTTCATCCCCATAATGGATCCCCATCTACGATCGATCAAAAACAGAAATCGAGTGCGCAAAGGTAATGAAGTGATGCGTTAACTCAGCCATTCAACATGACTCGCTTAGTCATGCCTCGATCTAGTCATTGCTAGATCACGGATGATGGAAAACATGCTTGCCTAGCATCAATGCACAAGAAAAAATCACTAGCGATGAATCGTCCCGATCGCTTGG
This genomic window contains:
- a CDS encoding molybdenum cofactor biosynthesis protein MoaE, with the translated sequence MVTELKLSCPPQVHANDHFAMTFAPLSIDEAYRLADDGANGAIVLMSGMVRNNTEGRSVQFLEYQAYEPMALRVFQQIATEIRQTWQDVTHIVIHHRTGKLEIGEVSVLVAVGCPHRSEAFAACKFAIDTLKHNAPIWKKEHWTDGSSSWVSIGACEQNEDSNC